ACCTTTCGCCAAAGCTGAGAGAGGGAGATGTGGTTGTGGCGATGTCGAACGGCTCGTTCGGCGGCGTTCACGACAAACTTCTAAGGGCGTTGAGCGGTCAGGGCTCGTAAGGCGTGCGAGTGGCCAGTCTGTAGATCGTCCGGCTTCACTCTCAGACTTCTTTAGCAGCCGTCGGGTCGGTGACGACGTGCAGGCGGCCCTTCACCTCGATCCTGCCGTGTAAGGCGTTACGCATGCGCTCAGGCATGAAATAGGCCGCGATGTTGGCGATGTTCTCGACCAGTTGTTTGATGTCTACGCCGCCCTTCCAGTGCTCAAGCACAACCTTTCGGTCGGCCCGGTTGAGCAGGCGCAAGAGCGAAATCGCAATCAGGTAAGAATCATCTACCATGCCGACAAACGGCACGAAATCAGGAATCACGTCAATCGGCACGATCACGTACATGATGACGCCGGCAAGGATCGCCTTGTCGGCCCGCGAGACCCGCGGGTCTCTGAGCAGGTCGTAAAGCAACTTCATCAGGTTGGGCACGAACAGCAGCAGTTCGCGCAGCTTCTTCTTCTCTTTCTTATCTGACATAGCCTATCCGTCTTGCCTCCGTCACATGGTCTGCATTGTAGAAGGTGAGATGCAGGGCGTCAATTTTTCGCGCGCAAGCGGCTGAAACTTTTTGAAGTTTTTGGGCTTTGACGGCGGAACGGTCGAGGCGAGCCAAATAGACGGGAAGGCAGCGGCTGTCTATTGAGAGACAGCCGCCACCGGGGGGTTCTACAATTCGCTCTTTTCGGCTGATTCGTTAATACGCTCGGTTGCGAATGACCATGCCGAACGTATTTGTTTCAACTTTTCGGGCGTCAAGGCCTTGCGAAATGCGCAGGTCGAAGTCGCAGGAAGCGCCGGGAAATCGGGCGTCTTCACTTTGAGCATCACCTTGAATTCTTTCGGCGCATTTCGCATCGCCTCGCCAAGCGTAAAGCGGTAATTCGCCACTTCTCGCTCGTAAGTGCGCACGACTTCTCGGCTCACCGGCACGCCGACTCTTGCCGTTTCCAGGGCTTTCGGCGCAACGGCGGCAGCGCCTTCAATCGGCATGATAAAACTCGACGCGACCGATGCAGGCACCGTGAGGCGCGGCGCAGGTCGAACTCGCTTTGTGCAACGGGCAGTGGGCGATTCAACGATTGAATTCGTCTCGACTGAATCCGTCGCGGCGACACGATCATCACGGCTCACTGAGGCGGCGTCGTTCAACTCAACGTCAGGCATCACAGCCGAGGCGAAAAGGCTGGCCGTAAAGGGCTCGACTTCGTCACGCCGAGGTTCTTCGGTCATCAGGTTGAGGGCCAGAAGTTCCGCGGCGCTCGCCGGTTGATAGCTGTCCGTGAAGATGCCGGCGACGTGGCGCCACGCATCAACGCCCGCCGAAAGATCAATCGAGATGCCGATGGCTTTCAGTGACAGCGGAGTTAACAACAGGCTCGCGAACAGAAAAGCCATCGCGATGGTTGCGCTCTGTTTTTTCGCTACGTTCTGCATAACCGCCCTCATCAATCATCCGACCCGCCTGTTGCTGCTTACTCCTTTGTAAACAACGAAGACCGGCGGCAGTTCATTTTTTTCTCAGCACCTTGAGAGCCACCTGTCTCACCGGTTCATGGTGTACGTGACCAGTCTACCTCAAAGGTTGCAAGAAAGTTTTTCCAAATTGTAAAAACCTGTAATTTTATACGCGCCACACTGCTTTTTCGGGTGCAAGAAAAAAGCAGCGCAAGCTTGAGTCTTGCGCTGCTTGAATTGTGACTGCGCCGACGCCGGCATGGCGCGGAGCGGGGCTGCGGCTCAATGTGCCGGCTCATCCTCGCCAAATAAGGTGTTCTGTTCAGGGCGACGCCCGCCAACAAGGTAAGGCAAGCCGAAATGTTCATACGCCAGGCGCATCGCCATGCGCCCGCGCGGCGTGCGGTTGAGGAAGCCGATCTGGATCAGGTAAGGCTCATAAATCTCTTCGATGGCGTCCTTTTCTTCATTGATCGATGCGGAGATCGTTCCTAACCCGACCGGGCCGCCATCGAATTTATCGATGATCGTCAGCAACAGCTTACGGTCAACTTCATCAAGGCCGTAGGTGTCGACGTCCATGCGGTTGAGTGCGTCAGCAGCAACCTCGTCTGTGATGCGCCCATCGTAGAGGACTTCGGCCATATCGCGGACGCGGCGCAGCAGGCGGTTGGCAATGCGTGGGGTGCCGCGCGAGCGCCGGGCAATCTCGCGGGCGCCGCTCGGCTCGACTTGCACGCCGAGGATTTCAGCCGAGCGCTTAACAATCACTTCGAGGTCTTCGACGAGATAAAAGTCGAGATGCAAAGGGATGCCGAAGCGCCCCCGCAGCGGCGCGGTGATCAAACCGGCACGGGTCGTCGCGCCGACCAGAGTGAACTGCGGGAGGTCGAGCTTGATCGAGCGCGCCGACGGCCCCTGCCCGATAATGATGTCGAGCTGATAATCCTCCATCGCCGGGTAGAGGACTTCTTCAATCGCGGGATTCAGGCGATGAATCTCGTCTATGAAAAGTACGTCGCCTTCCTGCAAGTTAGTCAGCAGCGCCGCCAGGTCGCCGGCCTTTTCAATGACCGGCCCGGCAGTCGTCTTGATATCGTTGCCCATCTCGTTGGCGATGATATGAGCGAGCGTCGTTTTCCCGAC
The genomic region above belongs to Blastocatellia bacterium and contains:
- the ruvB gene encoding Holliday junction branch migration DNA helicase RuvB, which encodes MSEDRIISPATSGDDETQFELSLRPKWLREYIGQSKAKGNLDIFIKAARKRGQALDHVLLYGAPGVGKTTLAHIIANEMGNDIKTTAGPVIEKAGDLAALLTNLQEGDVLFIDEIHRLNPAIEEVLYPAMEDYQLDIIIGQGPSARSIKLDLPQFTLVGATTRAGLITAPLRGRFGIPLHLDFYLVEDLEVIVKRSAEILGVQVEPSGAREIARRSRGTPRIANRLLRRVRDMAEVLYDGRITDEVAADALNRMDVDTYGLDEVDRKLLLTIIDKFDGGPVGLGTISASINEEKDAIEEIYEPYLIQIGFLNRTPRGRMAMRLAYEHFGLPYLVGGRRPEQNTLFGEDEPAH
- a CDS encoding DUF1232 domain-containing protein; translation: MSDKKEKKKLRELLLFVPNLMKLLYDLLRDPRVSRADKAILAGVIMYVIVPIDVIPDFVPFVGMVDDSYLIAISLLRLLNRADRKVVLEHWKGGVDIKQLVENIANIAAYFMPERMRNALHGRIEVKGRLHVVTDPTAAKEV